The Phycisphaerae bacterium DNA segment CGGGCGGCGAGAAGCGAAAGCTGGAGATCGCGAGGGCCCTGGTCATCAAGCCGGCGCTGATCCTGCTGGACGAACCGTTCAGCGGTGTGGATCCCAAGGCGGTGGAGGATCTCCAGCGGGAGATCAAGCGGCTGCAGCGCGAACACAACATCGCCATCCTGCTGACCGACCACAATGTGCGGGAGACCCTGCGGACGACGGACCGGGCGTACATCATCCACGAGGGCAAGCTGATGGCCCAGGGACGTCCGCCGGAACTGGTGCGAAATGAGCTGGTCCGCAAGACGTACCTTGGCGAACACTTCCGGCCGGAAGAGGTCGAACAGACCATTCCGTAGACCGTTGGCAACGGATTTCCAACCTTTCCGGATCGACCCATGAAGCAAGGCGGCCCCAAAGGCGGCGGCATCGACTGGAAGACGACGATCGGCAAGCTGGTCCTGATCGCCGCGGCGGTTCTGGCGATCTGGTTCCTGATCGCCCAGTTCATGGATGACTCGATGCTTCGCTACTGGAAGTTTCGGTCGAAGAAGGTGCACGATACCGCCGAGCACGTCTTTGGGTTCTTCAGCTACTATAAGGAAGTGGTAGCGCTGGCGCTGCTGGTCTGGGCGTGTCTGATTGCCGGGACCAAAAGCGAGAAGTGGCGTTTCATCATGCAACTGCTGCTGGCGGCGACGTTGGTGGCGGTGCCGGTGTGGTTGGGCAAGATAGCGGTTCCACGGGTTCGCCCGAAGTGGTTCCAGGGGACGCGTTGGACGGAGAGCTTCCAGAACGTCACGGAGAAGTTCGGTGAGATGAGCCTGAGCACGATCTTCTCGCCGGCGGCGTACAAGGACCAGTCGTTCATTTCGGGCGACGCGGCGATCGCGTTCGCAATTTCAGCGGTGTTCGCGTGTCACTTTCCGGCGCACCGCGCGATCTTCTACGTGCTGGCCGTCGGCTGCGCGGTCAGCCGGTTCGTCTTCCTGCACCACTGGCCCAGCGATATTTTTCTGGGCGCGGTGGTGGGCTACCTGGTCGGTCGGGCGGTGCTGGTGCTGACCGGCGACGTCCGGGTGGGGACATGAGCCGCAGGATCGCCAGGGTGATCACGCGGCTGAACGTCGGAGGGCCGGCGTACCAGGCGGTCCTGCTTTCGCACCTGCTTTCCTCCCGCGGCTACGAGACTCTGCTGATCGCGGGTCGCTGCGAACCGCACGAGCCGCCGTTCGACCGTCTGCTGCGGGAGTATCCCTGCGAGGTGGTGTTCTGCGAGCATCTTCGGCGCAGCATCCACCCGGTTCGCGACGCCGCAGCGATGGTGGAAGTGCGGCGGATACTGCGGCGGTTCGGTCCGGACCTGGTGCACACGCACACGGCCAAGGCGGGATTGGTGGGGCGTCTGGCGGGCCGCGAGGCGGGGGCGAGGCGTCTGGTTCACACGTTCCACGGCCACGTGCTTGAAGGGTACTTTTCGCCGCCGGTGCAGTGGGCGGTCCTGAAGGCTGAGCGGCGTCTGGCGAAGATGACCGACCGGCTGGTGACGATCAGCCGACGCCTGGCCCAAGACCTGGAGCAGCGGTTCGCCCTGGCTCCGGCTCAGAATATCCGGGTGATCGAACTGGGTTTGCCGCTCGAGCGGTTCCTCTCGCTTCCAGCGGGCGGACCATGGCGGCGGCGGTTCGGGATCGCCGAGACGGCGGTGGTGATCGGTTCGCTGGGCCGGCTGGTGCCGGTCAAGAACCACGCGAGGCTGATCGAGGCGGTCGCGAGCCTGGGCGGGTTGTTGGCGAAGCGCGACGTACACGTTCTGATCGGCGGGACCGGCCCGCTGGAGGCGCAGCTTCG contains these protein-coding regions:
- a CDS encoding phosphatase PAP2 family protein is translated as MKQGGPKGGGIDWKTTIGKLVLIAAAVLAIWFLIAQFMDDSMLRYWKFRSKKVHDTAEHVFGFFSYYKEVVALALLVWACLIAGTKSEKWRFIMQLLLAATLVAVPVWLGKIAVPRVRPKWFQGTRWTESFQNVTEKFGEMSLSTIFSPAAYKDQSFISGDAAIAFAISAVFACHFPAHRAIFYVLAVGCAVSRFVFLHHWPSDIFLGAVVGYLVGRAVLVLTGDVRVGT
- a CDS encoding glycosyltransferase yields the protein MSRRIARVITRLNVGGPAYQAVLLSHLLSSRGYETLLIAGRCEPHEPPFDRLLREYPCEVVFCEHLRRSIHPVRDAAAMVEVRRILRRFGPDLVHTHTAKAGLVGRLAGREAGARRLVHTFHGHVLEGYFSPPVQWAVLKAERRLAKMTDRLVTISRRLAQDLEQRFALAPAQNIRVIELGLPLERFLSLPAGGPWRRRFGIAETAVVIGSLGRLVPVKNHARLIEAVASLGGLLAKRDVHVLIGGTGPLEAQLRRRIAELGLSSRVHLAGLVEDLPAFYREVDLAVLTSDNEGTPVTLLEAQAAGRYVIGPAVGGVPDVIGPATGRVVSPNTADAYAETLRELLERDALPAVGEADRRAVVERFSPERLVDDIDRLYRELLD